A part of Brassica rapa cultivar Chiifu-401-42 chromosome A05, CAAS_Brap_v3.01, whole genome shotgun sequence genomic DNA contains:
- the LOC103868983 gene encoding putative F-box protein At1g46984, giving the protein MGFSGDWYKETCQSANGFIYLYDKQMFKGKIERVPVLCNPSTGQQVHLPIVRAKNNDLRSFLGYDPIENEFKVLCMTVAKYNKQTNSREHKVLTLGKGKPSWRKIKCLFPHFPENYKNGICINGILYYIARSNLNTVIACFNVKYEKFRFIQIGEESSMLTFLTWINYNGKLAALVFDQSRHDQLWVLDDPENEKWSKHIFHLPTAAFMVIRSIWATDSGEIVWAPSRWTYPLYVFYYNLERQSVRRVEIKGIEEKALMGHYRPEAIFTFTNHVENVMFL; this is encoded by the coding sequence ATGGGTTTCTCTGGAGATTGGTACAAGGAAACTTGTCAGTCCGCCAATGGGTTTATCTATCTTTACGATAAGCAGATGTTTAAGGGAAAAATTGAAAGGGTTCCTGTGCTATGTAACCCTAGCACGGGTCAGCAGGTACATTTACCTATAGTGAGAGCCAAGAATAACGACTTGAGAAGCTTTTTGGGGTATGATCCGATCGAGAATGAATTCAAGGTTTTGTGCATGACTGTGGCGAAGTATAATAAACAAACTAACTCCAGAGAACATAAAGTTTTGACGTTAGGGAAAGGAAAACCATCGTGGAGAAAAATCAAATGTTTGTTTCCACATTTTCCTGAGAATTACAAAAATGGGATATGCATCAACGGGATTTTGTATTACATAGCTAGGAGCAATTTGAATACAGTGATAGCTTGCTTTAATGTTAAGTATGAGAAATTTAGGTTTATACAAATAGGTGAAGAGAGCTCTATGTTGACTTTCTTGACGTGGATAAATTACAACGGAAAGTTAGCTGCCCTAGTCTTTGATCAAAGTCGCCATGATCAGTTATGGGTTCTAGATGATCCTGAGAATGAGAAATGGTCGAAGCATATCTTTCATTTGCCAACTGCCGCTTTTATGGTCATAAGATCAATTTGGGCAACTGATTCAGGTGAGATTGTTTGGGCGCCAAGTCGTTGGACCTATCCATTATATGTCTTCTACTACAATTTGGAGAGACAGAGTGTTAGAAGAGTTGAGATCAAAGGAATTGAAGAGAAGGCGTTGATGGGTCATTATCGCCCTGAAGCAATATTCACCTTCACAAACCATGTTGAGAATGTGATGTTTCTGTAA
- the LOC103868984 gene encoding probable xyloglucan endotransglucosylase/hydrolase protein 30, whose translation MSKLSYNLIFSIIILVFLCLGLRSSAFTNLNTLSFEESLSPLFGDANLVRSPDDLSVRLLLDKYTGSGFISSNMYQHGFYSSMIKLPADYTAGVVVAFYTSNGDVFQKTHDELDIEFLGNIKGKPWRFQTNLYGNGSTPRGREERYRLWFDPSKEFHRYSILWTPHKIIFWVDDVPIREVIRSEAMGADYPAKPMALYATIWDASDWATSGGKYKANYKFAPFVAEFKSFSLDGCSVDPIQEVPVDCADSVEFLESQDYSAINSHQRAAMRRFRQRFMYYSYCYDTVRYPEPPPECVIVPAEKVRFRDTGRLKFGGTEARERRRNRRQQRPEIESDPDERKLL comes from the exons atgtcTAAATTATCGTATAATCTCATCTTCTCGATTATCATCTTGGTCTTCTTGTGTTTGGGTTTGAGATCATCAGCGTTTACGAATCTCAATACCTTAAGCTTCGAAGAATCACTTTCTCCTCTATTCGGTGATGCCAATCTCGTCCGTTCTCCTGATGATCTCTCCGTTCGCCTCCTCCTCGATAAGTACACCG GTTCTGGTTTCATATCATCGAATATGTATCAACATGGATTTTACAGCTCTATGATCAAACTTCCCGCCGATTATACTGCCGGCGTTGTCGTCGCCTTTTAT ACATCAAACGGAGACGTGTTCCAGAAAACACACGACGAATTAGACATAGAGTTTTTAGGAAACATAAAAGGAAAGCCATGGAGGTTTCAGACAAATCTCTACGGAAATGGAAGCACGCCTAGAGGTCGCGAAGAGAGATATCGTCTCTGGTTCGATCCTTCTAAAGAGTTTCATCGTTACAGCATCCTCTGGACTCCTCACAAGATCAT ATTTTGGGTTGATGATGTACCAATAAGAGAAGTGATAAGAAGTGAAGCAATGGGAGCCGATTATCCAGCGAAGCCAATGGCTCTTTACGCCACCATCTGGGATGCCTCCGATTGGGCAACCTCCGGCGGAAAATATAAAGCCAATTACAAATTTGCCCCCTTCGTCGCCGAGTTCAAATCTTTCTCCCTCGATGGCTGCTCCGTTGATCCCATCCAAGAAGTTCCTGTTGATTGCGCTGACTCTGTTGAGTTCCTTGAATCGCAAGATTACTCTGCCATCAATTCACATCAACGTGCCGCCATGAGAAGATTCCGACAACGGTTTATGTATTATTCTTATTGTTACGATACAGTTAGGTATCCAGAGCCACCACCGGAGTGCGTGATTGTTCCGGCGGAGAAGGTTAGGTTTAGGGATACGGGTAGGTTGAAATTTGGTGGTACAGAGGCTCGTGAACGGCGGAGAAATCGCCGGCAACAAAGGCCAGAGATTGAGAGTGATCCTGATGAGAGAAAgcttttataa